The following coding sequences lie in one Arachis ipaensis cultivar K30076 chromosome B05, Araip1.1, whole genome shotgun sequence genomic window:
- the LOC107644503 gene encoding TORTIFOLIA1-like protein 2: protein MKKPHSQQHNNHQSQAKTLFELKQKVVTALNKLSDRDTHQIGVEELDRTARSLTADSVSPFLSCLLDTDSDQKASIRKECVRLMATVAAVHGDLVLPYLPKMVSSIVRRLRDADSVVRDTCVDAVGVLASKIVNGCGGDRAFVAVVRPIFEALGEQNKNVQSGSAMCLARIVDITSDSADLSSTTESGQRDLKAQKVNTKSTMGRVPLSARKGGQNYAGNNQHLKDDWHVEIAVPRTHSIVEFHSLNEDSESSSVTKPLETISVEVTSMRDIGYEYVPMDDKQECSSVSNLTNDNFETKFLAASHECFIKNGFQKPLASEQFGEEGSCNEQMYSIKSQNPRSSGSTITEQNPHAPHECCCVQLANDMICIQNQLSDMEIKQANMMHQLQMFTTGIMDALSTIQSKMVGLENVIDRLTQESVQGGRHSYSENSKFFRPSQNTASPRFSTCTPRPSVDINGKPSGLSSNKKSESWEKKTFSRSQPRNFAGDTADSWKSYKPKNARNFTEKDMLNSSANDTRSMISTQVRKNDDIFSCATRAKPRIGCRVSNTNYWKCVKRLVSEGDLNSAYMESLCSGDELILVELLNKTGPVIESLSVKTVNVLISTLASYILEGRFFNTIIPWLQQIVEMSTIHGPNCIALSIEVKEQLLSAVQEAGDLNIISHAERRCATELAMKLHHIWGKINETS from the exons ATGAAGAAGCCACACTCGCAGCAACATAACAACCACCAATCGCAAGCGAAAACGCTCTTCGAGCTGAAGCAAAAGGTAGTTACAGCTCTCAACAAACTTTCCGACCGCGACACGCACCAGATCGGCGTCGAGGAGCTCGACAGGACTGCGCGCTCGCTAACCGCCGATTCCGTCTCGCCGTTCCTCTCCTGCCTCCTCGACACCGATTCCGACCAGAAGGCCTCCATACGGAAAGAATGCGTCCGCCTTATGGCCACCGTCGCCGCCGTCCACGGCGACCTCGTTCTCCCGTACCTTCCGAAGATGGTGTCCAGCATCGTGAGGCGGTTGAGGGATGCGGATTCGGTGGTTAGGGACACGTGCGTGGACGCGGTTGGGGTTTTGGCGTCCAAGATTGTTAATGGCTGCGGCGGAGACAGGGCGTTTGTGGCAGTGGTGAGGCCGATATTCGAGGCGTTAGGGGAGCAAAACAAGAACGTGCAGAGCGGGTCGGCGATGTGCCTGGCGAGGATTGTGGATATTACTA GTGACTCGGCTGATCTTAGTAGTACAACCGAATCtggacagagagatctcaaggccCAAAAGGTTAACACAAAATCAACAATGGGAAGAGTTCCTCTGTCTGCTAGAAAGGGAGGTCAAAATTATGCCGGAAATAATCAGCATCTCAAAGACGATTGGCATGTTGAAATTGCAGTTCCTAGAACTCATTCTATAGTGGAATTCCATAGCTTGAATGAAGATTCTGAGAGTAGTTCTGTCACCAAGCCATTAGAAACAATTAGTGTAGAAGTTACAAGCATGCGCGACATTGGTTATGAATATGTTCCTATGGATGACAAGCAGGAGTGCTCTTCTGTCTCTAATCTTACCAATGATAACTTTGAGACCAAGTTTTTAGCTGCTTCTCATGAATGCTTTATAAAGAATGGATTTCAGAAGCCACTTGCAAGTGAACAGTTTGGTGAAGAAGGAAGTTGTAATGAACAAATGTACTCCATAAAGTCTCAGAATCCTAGAAGTTCCGGTTCTACAATAACAGAGCAAAATCCCCATGCTCCACATGAATGTTGCTGTGTTCAACTTGCAAATGATATGATCTGTATTCAGAATCAGCTTTCGGATATGGAAATCAAACAGGCAAACATGATGCATCAGTTACAG ATGTTTACAACTGGCATAATGGATGCCCTTTCTACAATCCAATCAAAAATGGTAGGCTTAGAAAACGTAATTGATAGATTAACTCAAGAATCCGTACAAGGAGGAAGACATTCTTATTCAGAAAACTCCAAATTTTTTAGGCCGAGTCAAAATACAGCTTCTCCTAGGTTCTCCACATGCACTCCAAGGCCATCTGTAGATATTAATGGTAAGCCGTCTGGCTTGTCATCAAATAAAAAATCCGAAAGTTGGGAGAAGAAAACATTTTCAAGGAGCCAACCAAGGAACTTTGCTGGAGATACCGCAGATTCATGGAAAAGCTACAAGCCAAAGAATGCAAGGAATTTTACAGAGAAGGATATGTTGAACAGTTCTGCGAATGATACACGCAGCATGATTTCTACTCAAGTGagaaagaatgatgatatcttTTCCTGTGCTACCAGAGCCAAACCCAGAATTGGTTGTCGTGTGAGTAATACCAACTACTGGAAATGTGTGAAACGGCTTGTGAGTGAAGGGGATCTAAACTCTGCATACATGGAATCTCTATGCTCTGGTGATGAACTTATACTTGTTGAGCTTCTGAATAAAACCGGTCCGGTCATAGAGAGTTTATCAGTGAAGACAGTCAACGTTCTTATTAGTACTTTAGCATCATATATTCTTGAAGGAAGATTCTTTAATACGATAATCCCCTGGTTGCAGCAG ATTGTTGAAATGAGCACCATCCATGGACCAAATTGCATTGCTCTCTCCATTGAAGTCAAGGAACAGCTTCTATCTGCAGTTCAGGAAGCTGGGGACTTGAATATTATCAGTCACGCAGAAAGAAGGTGTGCCACTGAGTTAGCAATGAAGTTGCATCATATATGGGGTAAGATTAATGAAACTTCATAA